The Miscanthus floridulus cultivar M001 chromosome 6, ASM1932011v1, whole genome shotgun sequence genomic interval TTTCTGGTTATAAAGTGCAGCAAAAGGTAACTTATCCTTAAACACACTCACCTAATACTACAATACTGCTGCAATTAAGCAGCAAATTAGTGAATGTCTAGGAGCATATATACAAAAAAGTAAATTACACCAACATCATCACGCCCAATTAAACAGCCCAGAGGTTACATAAATTACAATTAAATAGTTCAAATGTACTGTAATCCATGTCCTTTCGATTATGTGCAAGGTTAAATAGATGACAGTGTAGATATGCTAAGTTCAGTACAAAGAAATACTTCAAAACAGAGAATCGATCTAGAGAACTAGCAAGGTACAGAAGCAGTTCTACTGCCGACACACATGCATCCTATTTCAAAGCTAGGAAGGATTAAACAAGTATTTAATTCCAAGCATGTATGAACCGAGCACTAGAATAATTAATTAGAGCTGCAGGCAAACATGTCACAATTACTGGATGATTGGTCGGTGAAGCACAGAAGTAACAATTGACAGTTTGAGAACTGAAACTTGTTGCTTACCTGCTCAAACTGATGAATTCACAGCAAGGTGCTTATATTGCACAAGCACTGAATCAATGTCCAGCTGCTGCTCTGAATCCAAAGCAGTGCAAACCTGCACCCTGTGGCAAAAGAAAGAAGCCAGCCAAGTTGTCGATTGAAAATGGAATTAGCAAAAGCCTACTGCTGCTGAAAATCCAATTAATGTGAACTAGTGCTCCTGCTCTTGGTGCTGTGCGTGCACGGGTTCTGGATGAGCACCGATTGGTGCTTGGAAGCTGAGCACGGCCAACCAGAGGCGAGTGAGCTTCGGCGAGGACTGGACACTGCTGCGCCGAACTGCAAACAGAGGGATGGAGCAGGCTCGGGTCTGCACGAGCACACACAGGTTTTGACCGGTGAAGGCACCAGCGCCTGCAAGCTGCACCTGAGAATTACGAACTGGGACCGAGCGCAAGAAACAGGCACGAGCGAGCGCCAAAAATTCGACGGGAACTCGACCAAAACAATACGATTTGTCCCCAAACTTTGCACAGGCAATCACCACAGAGTAGGTAAGCTATTCCCAAGAAATCATCGCTCAATTCGTGCTCAAACTCCAGAAAATCCAGATCACGTGCGAGAACTCGAAAAATCCCCAAAAACAAAATCGTGGTGCTCAAGTGAAGGATTTGTTAGGGGATCACCCTAGCCTTGATCACACATGTCCTAGCACCAAAATCCCTCAAGAAGTTTCACCCCAATCACAACCAAATTCGACGAACCAAAAATCACTAAAAATGCCTCCAAAAATCACACAAAAATAAAAACTTCAGTTTTGGAGAGGGGAacaagtggtgcacgaatttgatCCTGGGATTAGCTCAAGATGTCGGATTACAAGCCACTTCAGTTTTGGCGGCCGGGggtaggggcggcggcggcggccggggacGGGTGTGCCTGTGTGCGTGTGCGGCGCGGGTGGGTGTGCGCGTGTGTGGCTGCGTGCGGCCGGATGCGGGGGTATATGAGtgggagtttgccgagtgtacaaaagctggcactcggcaaaccccttgTTTGCCGGGTGTGAGAAGTGAGGCACTCGGTAAATTCAGTTTCTTTttcagtttttttctttttcttcttttatatAACATATTTTTTAAATTGCTTTTTTAAATTGAGAGTAAATTGTTTGTTTAAGGtcttaaacgaattcaaataaaaaagtggttaactacaaagtttcataacttttcgagatctacaatttttatttaggaagtttttccattcgaggtcgtttgaaaaattcgaatttcaaattttagagattcaaacgtagttttgcatgataagatgatttcaaatcaaaaagttgtcaactacatagtttcataacttttggagatctacaattttcatttaggaagtttttccatcagAGGTcttttgaataattcaaattttaaaattttcaaattcaaacgtcgtttttgcatgacaagatgatttcaaatcaaaatgttgccaactacaaaatttcataacttctcaagatctacaaagtttattttgatcatttgttcatccgacatagtagtagtaacattattcacaaatcttatatatctctcttctacttttatgaaactaatacgagagatatgagagagatgtagattttatgaacaacgttattgtcgctttgtcaaatgaagaaatgaccaaaataaactttgtagatcttgagaagttatacaactttgtagttgaaatttttttcatttgaattcatttagggcctcaaaaattgctttgaaaaaataatttgccgagggcaaaaaaaatgcacacagcaaaatgcctctttgccgagtgccaaaacaaaggcactcggcaaaatacatctttgccgagtgccaggaaaaaggcactcggcaaagacgcattttaccgagtgccaaaaaatggcactcggcaaaatacatctttgtcgagtgtttttttttgccgagtgtattttacttggcactcggcaaagaccgtctttgccgagtgcccgataaaatacactcggcaaagcctccggcactcggtaaagtgccAGTTTCTGGAAGTGAATACGGATAGTgttaactatgtcggataggatacgattggatatcgacatcataaatatgcgatttgagtattcggatacggatacggtatcggatgttggatatccggactcggatacggacagatctcaacccctctaaatggattgggtttcgaatacggtcggaaaatatccgtaccgttttcatccctagttgtaCTAGTATGTAGCCCTGGTTAGTTCTCTATcatctttttttattttattttgatgaTGATcttgaaagaaagaaagaaagttgTGGAGTGGGTAGGTGGTGGCCAGATTTGTCGCTATGGTCCTGTTCACTtagctgaaattggctgaaaaaataagccaaagttgaattattatgagagaaaaatactgtttcagttaAAAAAAATCGAATAAGCCGGCTTTTAAGATAAGCCGAACGAGGCTTATGAGAGTACTAGTAGTCCTAGTGCTACCGTATTCTGCACTAGCATAGCATAGATCACCATAGATCCATATAGCCCAGCTTTTTACTTGTCTTCGCATGAATTGGCTACCCAAACAACTCCAGACACAGTGCAATACATTCACACCTCCTTTCCTTTCGCATGAATTGACACAGTGCAATAAACCTTTAATATTAATTTAATACTAATAATGATACATAGATACAaaattaattttagtatttttataaTTTAGTTTAAAAACTAATATATTTGCTTTTGCAAATTACTTTAACACTTTAATTTATTCCTTGcttatgtaaattattttatGTAATTTCTAATTTCAtgataaatatatataaataacgATTTATTAAATGatatatttaattattaaatatttattAATAACTACATATTTTTATGGGCTATATACCTACATCCTTTATTTCTACTTGTGTAATAATTTTGTCATAAAAAATCgataaagcaaaatggctaattaTTTGCCTACCATTGTTATTTAAATTTCTTCACTTGACCTACATTTTATTAATATTGTCCATTATAATTTAGTTCACTTCGGTATTGCAGATTATTACACGTGtattttgattttatttcattttgGTTATTGATGAACTTAATACTAAAATTCTATTTATCTATGTTGAATTCAACAATAAGCACTTTGAGTTGAACTGAATAAATATCCGAATCCGAGACATTCATTTTATATTTGTATTCGACGAGATCCGTATCTGTATTCGAACCTGAATTAAAATGTGATAAAAGGTAACATCCGGATCCCATTCCATGCgaatccgatccgttttcatccccatGCAACGCCATATACGCGCGCGCATGTATGTTTCTACGGCTCGGTATGAACCTCGGAATATTCCGATGTGAAAGGGAGGGTAGGCCCGGGCGCACTGCTCACCTGCCGCGCAGGCTCCCTTTCGGCGTTCGTTCAGAAGTGGCCGGCGCTGGCGCTGCGTGAGCGGCCGAGCAGCAGGCCTGGCCAGCAGCCCTAATCACATGCGATGCGCGCTGCCTTGCCTGCCTCCTCATCAGTCCTCACTGCCATGTCCCATGTCTCCTCTATAAATAAAGCCCTTCTTCAGCTCACCAACTTGCCATTGCCTACGCAGCGGAGCTTCCTACCACTACCTACCACGACGAGTCCACCACACAGATTGCCTTGACCTCGTTCTGTCGGACGGAGCGGTGACGGAGAAGAGAGCGAGCCCCCAGCtgaggaaatggaggatgtggaGAGCTGCGCGACGCCGGAGACGGCGGTCTCCGTCGACTGGCGCGGCCCCCCGTGCCGGTCCCAGCGGCACGGCGGCACGCGCGCCGCCGTCTTCGTCCTAGGTGCGTGCACGTACGGCTGTTGTTATTGGCAATACTCCAATGTTCATGACACACCAGCAACCTGCTCTCAACTTCGAAACTCATACACTACTATACTACTACGCTGAGTTCACTTTCAAAGTTTCAGTATGGTAGCAATCACGTTAATCGAGGGTTAAATGATAGAAACCCTGCACGATGAACCCTGACAAAACATGATTCATCAAtctaaaagattttttttttggtcgTGGATAGTTGTGCTAGTGCCTGGTTTTTATATGTGCTATAAACATTACATTTCCGCAGGCTGCAGTTTGcgagatcatgatcattgctaCGATCACATTTTTATATCCATTACCCAAGTGCTTCAGGATCAGATTAGATAGCCTTGAAATATTAGGTACATGTTCTTTGTCACCATTCAGTCTGAACGGGTCTGCGTGTTATTCTGCAGCTCGATCGGTGCTTGGGAATTGGAACAATATGATAGGTAGAAAGGACCTTGTATAGTTTGTGTCCCTTAGATCTAATAAGATACTAGCGTCAAAGGTTGGCAAGCTGCAGATTGAAGTTTGTTTAAACGGATCTAATGATTTGTGTACTATTAAGCTGTCAGTTCTTAGCAGCTGACCGTCTGTGATTTTGATCTTATTTTAACGGTAACGACACAACTTGACTGCATATGTTTGTTTAAGTTGTCACACGAGCAATATCTGCACCTCAATATTCCGTGATGCGTATGGGATACGCGCTTTCTTTATGCAAACAACGTAAAGCATATACTAGTAGTTACATGGTCTGAGTTCAGAGTGCGAAACTACAGCTTTTGATCGTGCAAAGTTCATCAGGTTTTCGTCGCTGCCTTCACAAGAGGAAGCAAGTCTGCCCTTCCAACTCTAGTTCTGTCAACGCCAGAGCTTGCGAGCCGGCACGCCTCGCCGGTAACACCATTTAACTCTCTGCATATAGAAGAGAACACACCATTTAATTTGCATGATGCCAAGGATTATAACAATTTTTATGTTTAGAGCAACATTGTCAAAGGACCTTTGAGGCAAAAAAAACCTTATGCGGATGTGTTATGGATTTTCGTAGCCTACCATTTTGATCAAAATGAGAAGTACATTAGTGAAACTATTTACTATCGAGAACAATTCTTGGTTGTTTGAATCTTGTCCCATAATGAAATTGAGTATTTTGATACTAAGGAAATTCTTATATGGAGATATGGAGTCTGACTCTAAGCACTTAATAGCAAAAGTGATAAATGTTCAACCATTTTCAACAAATGCGTCTTTTTTACTATACTTTTGATATATATCCTTATAAAAAGCATCTATGCATTCAACTCTCATCTTATATCTTATAAAAGTCATCATCCGCCTATCTACAATGAAATATACCCAAAATCGGCTAACAATCATGAAAATGTTCTATTTAGTGGTGGGTTGTCAAGGTTGTATAGTGTAGCTTGCATCACAAATTGGTTGTTATCCCATTTATTCCGCCTGTCAAAACATTGTCACCTAATGTATAAGATGGGGGTTGAATGTATAGACGTCTTTTATAAGGATATATCAAAAGTATAGGAAGAAAGTCACActtgttgaaaagggttgtacaCTTCACTTTTGCTATTGAGCGCTTAGAGTTAcaccactagtacagaaacaagctgtactcccggttgggaaaccctttCAGTcctggttttccaaccgggagcacgaattcgggactaaagggcccctcctttagtctcgatttctcgcccgggactaaaggtacagtcccggttggtaataccaaccggggctaaagaggcctcccggcttggccacgtgggccggccctttagtcccggttgatattaccaactgggactaaaggttttcttttttttctttttttttgtttctattttcaattgatgattcattttggttttcgaataggttttcgaatatgcattctacgctgctaataatatacgtattctacacgcttataatgtttgaacattttatacaaactaaagtatgaaactaacgtatatattacatgcatatacatatattgtaagttattttatgtacataatatatatatatatatatatatatatatatatatatatatatatatatatatatatatatatatatattacaaataaagcttgcattgtatattctatcatatccttgggataacaaattcactccatctggtttggcttccatgtttcgttcatgtcattgtagaactcgccgacggGGTTTAAgatctggtcattaagaaatcctgctatggtctcttgaattgctttcagttggtcacgtcgtatgacttttttctttaaccatagagtcttcaataaaagttaaaggaaaagtatttatatatatatatatatatatatatatatatatatatatatatatatatatatatatatatatatatatatgtgtgtgtgtgtgtgtgtgtggtcacgtgactacttatatatatgagcaataaaagaagttgtgaatatatgaatatatttatataacgtactttgaggatctcttcaggagtattttttgagtacgccatgatgaactcgcaaacatagtatccgcagtagttggtcccctgttcttgcctcagaacccatttttacgagaaaaagatccggtgaattgaaagcatgcatggtgtcaattgagttatatatatataaatgtagctagtacttactttgtgtgcgattatatccagtggcgctttgcaatatttcatgtggtgttcctcaatgaaatatttccaaacactgtgcccaataaaataaaaaataaatttggcctttaataattattgtagttaagagatcggggtatatatagttgttagagagaccaaattatccttggataatatctatcatgtcttggtactctgtttgctcttttcttaacgagtctaagatgctcatccgactattggtcatatcgatgactatcaatatccagtgattgctgcataccTTTGTTGACTCTAGTCAatatcgatcatatttgtgtataaaaacatatgcagcaatcactggatattgatagtcatcgatatggccaatagtcggttgggcatcttagactcgttaagaaaagagcaaacagagtaccaagacatgatagatattattcaagGGTAATTTAGTCTCTCtaacaactatatataccccgatctctcaactgcaacaattattaaaggccaaatttattttatattttattgggcgcagtgtttggaaatgtttcattgaggaacaccatatgaaacattgcaaagcgccaccggatgtaatcgcacacaaagtaagtactagctacatttatatatataattcaattgacaccatgcatgcttttaattcaccggatcttttttctcgtaaaagtgggttctgaggcaagaacaggggaccaactactgtggatactatgtttgtgagctcatcatggcgtactaaaaaagaactcttgaagagatcctcaaagtacgttatataaatatattcatatattcacaatttcttttattgctcatatatataagtaatcacgtgaccaacacacacacacatatatatatatatattaataattttcctttaactttcattgaagactctatggttgaaggaaaaagtcatacgacgtgatcaactgaaagcaattcaagagaccatagcaggatttcttaatgaccaagtcttaaaccccgccgacgagttctacaatgacatgaacgaaacatgaaagccaaaccagatggagtgaatttgttatcccaaagatatgatagaatatacaatgcaggctttatttgtaatatatatatatatatatatatatatatatatatatatatatatatattatatgtacataaaataacgtacaatatatgtatatgtatgtaaTATATACCTTaatttcatactttagtttgtataaaatgttcgaacattataagcgtgtagaatacgtatattattagcagtgtagaatacgtattcgaaaacctattcaaaaaccaaaatgaatcatcaattgaaaatagataaaaaaagaaaaaaaaagaaaacatttagtcccggttggtaataccaaccgggactaaagggccggcccacgtggccaggccaggaggcctctttagccccggttggtattaccaaccgggacagaaaccaggactaaaggaggagccctttagtcctggatttgtgctcccggttggaaaaccgggactgaaggggtttcccaaccgagaGTACAGCTTGTTTCTGAACTAGTGTAAGGTCCTCAATCTAATTTTTCTCAGGAGGGGAGGAGTTATAGGTGAAGCTCGTGAGAAGAAATTGGCTTGGATTATGGTGTTTTGCCTTATTGCTGTGATAATGGTGATGATTGTTAGTGTCCTGCTGGCTAGGCTAGCAAGAAGTGAGGATCCGAATGAAGTAAGGATGCATGTTTTGGTCCCCATTTTGTCTCAAATGCCTTGTAAATGCATATTCCTGAAATGAGTCTTTTCACAATTATGGTTGGCAACTCATGGCCGCTCCCGATGTAATAAATATTAAGCTGTGGATGATTGATGTGCTTGTATGAAGTTTTTTGTTCTTTGAATAATGCCTTAATACAGACATTATACTGAAATATCAGAAAATATGATGTTTCAGTAACCAAAAGGTGTATTACCGACTTGCCAACACGCATGGATGAACTACTCGGGATCAACTAAATAGTTCATATAGCACCCAATTCAGTTCCAAACCTCGAGACTTGTTTTTCTTACAAAGTTCAGTCACCAATGGAGCCAAATCCATCACATAAGTAATGTCTAATATATGTTGTCTAGTCATTTTGATTTCATATACTTCCACTTATCATGTTTATGAGGCAGTGGACCTCCTCTTACGATCGGGGGGCAGCCATCATGTGGAGTTCAAGAGCGTGGATGGGGAAGCCTCCTCTACTGGGAAGGCGAGCTCTACCCGGTGCTAGACAGCTAGACTCGAGGGTCGAGGCAGGCCATCTTCAACGACAGCACCCTCAAGCTCAAGGAGAATAACGTCCTCTTCAGGTTCTTCAAGCTTGTGCAGGCGCACATTGCTGGCGCTTCCACTTCTGCTGATGAGACGGTAGAGAGGGATGCCTCTGCTAGGATACCTGAGGAGGACCTGGAAGGCTGGACCTTCTCCCTTTGCTGAATTCCTCAATAAACAGGGGCTTTTCTCCCAAGATAAGAGTGCAGCTGGCGGCGAATGTTCCATATTCGCGTTGGAGAGCTGGCTAGGCATAGGCTGCTGCTTTCCCTTTATTCCCTAGCTACTCGAATACGGGATGGATGGGAGGAATTTGCATTGGTCCTGAGCAGCTCCATCTTGATTCGTCCCTAGCTAGCTAGTTATATAGCTTCGGTGACTCGAAACCGACGTGATCCGATCGACGGCGAACATATGCCCACATCGAGCACCACGCAGGCACGCACGCGGACAGGGCAACTCCCGCGTAGcacgccgtcgaccaccgctgcCTGCATCATCATACGGCCCGATCGATCTTTGGCTGCATGGAAATTAAAGCCGATACGATGGATGGCCGGCGCGCGCAACAACAGTACTGTGCTCACAAACTAATGGCGCTCAATCATCGATCGTCTGTGCTGTGCTCACCGTACCGGCCGGCCGGCTGATCGAGTCGAGCTCGCCGCTGCTTGCCACATCCACCTGCTAAGCAGGCACGGCGGCCCGTCCCATCACTCTGCTGCGGCCTAGCGCCGACGCTCAACGCTCGCCTATAAAAGCCACCACCCCCACCAGCTCTTCCCCCACCGCACCGAGCTTCCGTTGCCAGCCGGCCATCTCGATCAGGCAAGTAAGGGTGAGCTTCTTCTTTGATTTGACCCCTGCTGCTATTATACAACATCATCTCCCGGCCCGTTGGCTTGCTTTCAAGGAATTCAACCTGCATGGCGGCGATCGAGCGTGCGTGAGGAGCACGACGCCGGGCCCCTGTGCTGCATGCGCTCGTATCCTCTGTTCTACTAGTGTGCGATATAGGTGGTTTTTTAGATGCGAAATGGGTTGAAAACTTTCTGCGAAATGTTTTCAAGGTGAAAATCCAATTCTGCAAAAAAAATTTAGACCCTGTTTAGATGTACCTAAAAACTTTTGAGCTGTAACAAAAGATGACAGATTTGCTCATAATAAATGATGCTTTTGGACCATTAATACCAACCATGCACATGCATGCTATGCATGCTGCTCGGCACATTTGCATGCACAGAATCACTCATACACAGAAACCATATAACTCATGTACAAATGTTCAATGTCACAAGTCCATTACAACTAAAGGCACCAATCACTCATAAACATTACAACATAAGTATTATAACATATAACAAACCAATCACTCATACACAGAAACCACATCACTCATGTACGAATTTTATGTCCTATTCATCAAAGCAAGCGCGATTGAGTCATGGAAAGCATTCATCAACGCAGATTCATCTCTTGACGACGAGGCCTGAGTTTGTGGCTGTGATGCCAGAGCTTCGGGTGGCACATAATTCTCATCACAATCACGTGTGCCGCTGCCGGAGAGTGGAGGCGGCCGAGGGGACGCGGAGCGCCGGAGTTGAGGCCCGCGCGGCCGGCCATgccgcctcctccgccgccggaTCGAGCCGTCTGAACGCCAAGGGTACGCCCGGAGGCACGGACGCGCACGGGAGAGGGGGAGAAGCCGCCCTCGCCATCTGCTTTGTCCTGGCCGTAGCGTAGGAGGTTCTCGTACCTCCCCATTCCAGGCCAAGCTTCGCCGTTGGAGTTGAGATCAAGGGAGGAGAGGCCGGCCCGTTGAGCGCTGATGGAGCTTGAGCTAGGGAACTGCGCCGGCGGGTCGGAGTAGAGGTTGAAAGCCGACGAGTGCTCCGGTTGGGAGAAGAAATCGCGGGTGCCGTCGTCGTCTCCGTACCTGCCGCCGTTGCCTTCGAATCCGTCCATGAGCGCTCGGACGCGGCTTGAAAGCCTGATCTACGCGCGGAGAGGGCACGGCCGGTCGCGGTGAAGGAAGTGTAGGGAAGAAGGTGTCGAATCCGTCCATGAGCGCTCGGACGCGGCTTGAAAGCCTGATCTACGCGCGGAGAGGGCACGACCGGTCGCGGTGAAGGAAGTGTAGGGAAGAAGGTGAAGGCTGGCGATGGAGGAGGTGGGGGAGAGACCGAGAGGAGCGGCTGCGAGGGAGATCAGCGCGGCAGTGGTGGAGGAGAGTGGCGGAGATGGAGATGgggaaaggaagaaggagagtGGCGGCCGAGCGAATGGATAGGGTAGGGAGGGAGCGGGCGAGGGGTACAGGCGCGTCCAGGCCGTGGACCGGGGTGAAAAATTTCGGATTCGGGAGTCTGGAGTCCAAAATGTGAAATTTTTTGGAGGGGAACTTTTTCACTTTTCACACCCATATTTAGTTACATTTTGCAAAAAGATGACCCAGAATCCAAAATTATTTTGCAAAATagaggaactaaacatggccataGGATTCTCAAGCAATTTGATGTAGCCTACGCGCGGTGCATTAATTACTTGTATATATAGACGTAGTATATATTCCAAAACATTAATTTCTTACTATCTTTTTGGTTTATAAATTAAATAGGTGATAGATAAGTTGTGGAACTCTCATCAAGTCATCAGCATATCGAGATGGATCATTTAAAAACGAACACTTCCCGCTCTGGTAAGTCatgtatatgcatgcatgcatgcctggCCCCGGCCCGCAAattgcaatgtctctcaaataaTTAAGTAAAAAAAGAC includes:
- the LOC136457896 gene encoding uncharacterized protein isoform X1 gives rise to the protein MEDVESCATPETAVSVDWRGPPCRSQRHGGTRAAVFVLGFRRCLHKRKQVCPSNSSSVNARACEPARLAVDLLLRSGGSHHVEFKSVDGEASSTGKASSTRC
- the LOC136457896 gene encoding uncharacterized protein isoform X2; its protein translation is MEDVESCATPETAVSVDWRGPPCRSQRHGGTRAAVFVLGFRRCLHKRKQVCPSNSSSVNARACEPARLAGGEEL